The Cucumis melo cultivar AY chromosome 5, USDA_Cmelo_AY_1.0, whole genome shotgun sequence genome has a segment encoding these proteins:
- the LOC103491269 gene encoding heat stress transcription factor A-7a-like: MNPQYPVKGEAWGPSSSELGGGYGLPPTPQPMEGLYDVGPPPFLIKTFDIVDDPITDHIISWGRGGISFIVWDPKAFSANLLPRFFKHNNFSSFIRQLNTYGFRKINPERWEFANEGFLRGQKHLLRTIKRRKPPTTDSLPSEQEPSACVEIGRFGLDVELDRLKRDKQVVMMELVKLRREQQNTRAYIQAMEQKLQGTEMKQRQMMKFLARAMQNPDFIHQLIQQKKKRDTEEAATKKRRRPIDQVPSSSRSSEEESISNIKIEPIEFCGYEVSELEALALEMQGLRKAVKKETEVKEEMQQASESGDTELDEGFWEEFFSGRMEEEDENDDMVEALSDRFGYLGSIP; this comes from the exons ATGAATCCTCAATACCCAGTGAAGGGGGAGGCTTGGGGGCCAAGCTCGTCGGAGTTAGGCGGCGGTTATGGCTTACCGCCGACGCCGCAGCCGATGGAGGGTCTTTACGATGTTGGTCCACCGCCATTTCTGATCAAGACATTTGATATTGTGGATGATCCGATTACCGATCACATTATCTCTTGGGGCAGGGGAGGAATCAGCTTTATTGTATGGGATCCCAAGGCCTTCTCTGCTAATTTGCTTCCTCGGTTCTTCAAGCATAACAACTTCTCAAGCTTCATCCGGCAGCTCAACACTTAT GGTTTTAGGAAGATTAATCCAGAGAGATGGGAGTTCGCAAATGAAGGTTTCTTGAGAGGCCAAAAGCATCTCCTTAGAACTATTAAGAGAAGAAAACCACCAACCACCGACTCTTTGCCTTCCGAACAAGAACCCAGTGCTTGTGTCGAGATTGGTCGTTTTGGACTCGATGTCGAACTCGACCGTCTGAAACGGGACAAGCAAGTGGTGATGATGGAACTAGTTAAGCTAAGGCGTGAGCAGCAAAATACAAGAGCTTACATACAAGCAATGGAACAAAAGCTGCAAGGGACAGAGATGAAACAGCGACAGATGATGAAATTCTTAGCAAGAGCAATGCAGAATCCAGACTTCATTCACCAATTAATCCagcagaaaaagaaaagggacaCTGAAGAAGCTGCaacaaagaagagaagaaggcCTATTGACCAAGTACCAAGCAGCTCCAGAAGCAGTGAAGAAGAAAGCATCTCAAACATTAAGATTGAGCCTATAGAATTTTGTGGATATGAAGTATCTGAACTTGAAGCACTTGCTTTGGAAATGCAAGGATTAAGGAAGGCAGTTAAGAAAGAAACAGAAGTAAAGGAAGAGATGCAACAGGCTTCAGAGAGTGGAGATACAGAGTTGGATGAGGGATTTTGGGAAGAGTTTTTCAGTGgaagaatggaagaagaagacgaaaacGACGACATGGTGGAAGCCTTAAGCGATCGCTTCGGCTATTTAGGTTCAATCCCCTAA